The genomic stretch ATGGTATTTCGCCAAGGACGCCCTGCTGTCGGTCGCCTATTTCCACAAGGAGATCGAGAGCTTCCCGCAGGTCGTGCTACGTGAAGGCAAGCTGAGCGACATCTTCGACGCGGAACAGATCGCCAATCTGCGCGCCGCCTATGATGGTCTGGTCGATCAGGCCTCGGACAGCCGCCGCGCCTATATCGACGCCGATCGGCCCTTCATCCTGCGCCAGTATGACGACGCGCCGGGCGGAACCCTGTCCGGCTTCGAAATCGCCTATCAGCAGAACTTCACCTTCCTGCCGGCGCCCTTCGACGGTTTCGGGCTTCAGGCCAACTACACCAATATCGAGTCCGAGCTGGAGTACATCCTGGACCCGGCGCGCAATCTGACGGGCACCGCCCCCTTCCTGGGCGCCTCGCCGGAATCCTTCAACGCGACGATCTTCTATGAAGTGCCGCGCTGGAGCGCCCGCGTCTCGGCCGCCTACCGCGCCGCCTATCAGACCACCTATCCGCTGGCGGCGGGCGGCTGCGATCCGGGTCAATGCGACTCTCCGCTGATCAATGACTTCATCGGCTCGAACGAGACCCTGAACGTCGATGCGGCCTTCACCTACAAGGTGACGGACAATGTGACCCTGACGGCCGAGGCCCTGAACCTGACGGACCAGAAGGACGAGCGCTGGGCCTATCAGGACGATCCCGTGGTCAACAGCTACGGCAGCACCGGCCGCCAGTATTTCGTCGGCGCCCGGTTCGTCTTCTAAGGGCCATCACCTTCTCCCAAGGGCTGTAACTCAGGGGCGTCGGCGCATCGGCGCCCCTCATTTTTTAATGAAGCCGGAATGAGTCCCATGAGCCCGCGCCGTCTGATCCTGACGTCAGCCCTCGCCCTGGTCCTGTCCTCAAGCGCACTGGCTCCAGCCGTCGCTGCAACCCCGGCCGACACGCCCGCCTGGGGCTCGCAGGTCGTGCGGCTGGCCCCGGCTTGGTACGGGTCTGACGCCGCGCGCCAGATGGCGGCCACCGTCATGCTGCACCAGTCAGCCCAGGGCGGATGGCCCAAGAACACAGACCTGTTCGCCCCGCCCCGCCCGGACGCCGACCCGGGCCTGGCCAACACCATAGACAACGACGGCACCACCCTGCCGCTCGACTTCCTGGCGCGTGTCATCAGCGCAGGCGACGCCGGCGCCAAACCCGCCTTCGACAGGGGCCTGGACTATCTGTTCGAGGCCCAATCGCCGAGCGGGGGCTGGCCCCAGTTCTATCCGCTGCGCGGGGGCTACTACGACCAGATCACCTATAACGACGACGCCATGGTCCACGTCCTGCGCCTGTTGCAGACGGTTGCAGAGGGTCGATCGCCTTACGGTTTCGTCGATGCGACGCGACGCGCCCGCGCCGCCGAGGCGGTTCAGGCGGGGACAGCCCTGATCCTGAAAACCCAGGTGCGGCGGAACGGCCGCCTGACCGCCTGGTGCGCCCAGCACGACGCCGTGACCTTCGAACCCGCCTGGGCCCGCCGGTTCGAACCCCCGTCGCTTTCCGGGAATGAAAGCGTCGGCATTGTCCGCTTCCTGATGAGCATCGACCACCCCTCGCCTGAAGTGATCGCCGCCGTCGAAGGCGCCGTGGACTGGTTCCGCGCCGTGGCCCTGCCGGACCTTCGCGTCGAGACCATCGAGACCGACGGCAAGCCGGATCGGCGCGTCGTCGCGGCCCCCGGCGAAGGCCCTCTGTGGGCGCGCTTCTATGACCTCCAGACGGACGCGCCGATCTTCATGGGCCGGGAATCCATCGCCCGCGCCAGCCTGGCCGAGATCGAACAGGAGCGCCGCGCCGGCTACCACTATGTCGGAACCTGGCCCGCCGCCTTGATCAATGTTGATTATCCAGCCTGGCGGACCCGGCTGGGCCTGACTGCTCGTTAGAGGGCTTCGGCCGTAACGGTCATGGCCAGGTTCAGGCTTTCGCCCGGCAGCAGACGCGCCAGGCCGCCTTGCTCGCCGGGGGGCGCATTCAACACATCCGGCCGATGGGTCACCGGCTCCACGCAGAAATAGTCCTCGCCGACGGGAGCATAGACCTGCGCCCATTCCGCGCCGCCTCCGCCGCGTAGAGTCACACGCCGCCCACCGCCGTCCATGACCGCCTGTCCATCCCAGCCGGCATAGGCATGATCGACGAAGGGCGCATCGGCCAGGGCCAGTCCGCCGCTCCAATCGACCACCGCATCGGGCGGCGCCAACCGCTCAGGGATTTCGCGCGCATCGGTCAGCCACACTCCCTGAGCCGACAGGCTTAGGCGGCAATCTGTGGCCTTGTGGAAATAGGGGTGCAAGCCCAGGCCCGCCGGCATGACCGCATCACCGGTATTGGTCACCGAGAGGGCGATCTCCAGTCCCGCGTCGGTCAGCCGAACCGTCTGCCGCGCCCGCCACGGCCAGGGCCAGCCTGCGCCGTCCGCATCAACTTCACCCGGCCAGTCCAGGACCATCTCAATGCGGTCGTCCGAGGCCGCCTCGACCGTCCAGGGGTTCAGCCAGCCATCGCCGTGCAAGGCGTGGGGTGCGAACCGATCCAGGGCCGTCAAACGCTCGTCCCGCCCCTCGAAGGTGAAACGCGCGTCGGCGATGCGGTTCGCATAAGGGACCAGCGGAAAACAGGCCGTCTCCAGCATGTCGGTCGCACCGTCGGGCGTCGGGCGGAACACCGGCTGTCCTCGCCAGTCCAGGCTCAGGATCGCCCCGCCCTGCTCGGGCGCCACGGTGGCGCGCCAATCCCCGGCCGTCAGCGTCAGCAGGCTCACAGCTTGATCTTGTTCTGCGCCAGGCCAGGCGTCTCGACCCGCACCCGGTAAAGCCCGCCCAGGGTCGGCTGGTCGCCGCGCTTGTCGGCGTTCCCCAGCCAGGCCGTGGTCATATAGAGATCGCGCAGATCCTCGCCGCCGAAGGCCGCCTTGGTCACGGTCTGGACCGGAACCTCGATCTTGCCGATCCGCTCACCCTCAGGCGAAAACTTCGCCACGCCCCAGCCGTTGAACAGGCCGACGTGCAGGACGCCTTCGGAATCCATGCTGGGTCCGTCGGCGTAACCGTCGTCGGTCACGGCGAAGACCCGCCGGTTCGACAGCACCCCGTCCTGATGGTCGAAGGCCAGAACCGTCTTGGCCAGGGTGTCGTGGTGATACAGGATCCGGCCGTCGGGGCTCAGGCACGGCCCATTGGTCACGCCATACCCGTCATCGTGCAGGCTCAACTCACCCTGGAACCAGCGATAGAGGGCCCCGGTCTGAACCTGTTCGCTGTCGTCCATCGACCCGAACCACAGCGAGCCGTCCGGCGCGACAAAGCCGTCGTTCAGCCGGTTCTGCGGCCGATCCTGCTCGACCGGCTGGATCAGGGTGAAGACGCCCGTCTCGGGGTCGAAGCGGTGCAACCCGCCCCGAACCCCGCAGATCAGGGAACCGTCTTCCGCCGGAAGGGCGAAACCGGTCTGGTCCGGCGTATCCCACGA from Brevundimonas sp. SL130 encodes the following:
- the pelA gene encoding pectate lyase, which gives rise to MSPRRLILTSALALVLSSSALAPAVAATPADTPAWGSQVVRLAPAWYGSDAARQMAATVMLHQSAQGGWPKNTDLFAPPRPDADPGLANTIDNDGTTLPLDFLARVISAGDAGAKPAFDRGLDYLFEAQSPSGGWPQFYPLRGGYYDQITYNDDAMVHVLRLLQTVAEGRSPYGFVDATRRARAAEAVQAGTALILKTQVRRNGRLTAWCAQHDAVTFEPAWARRFEPPSLSGNESVGIVRFLMSIDHPSPEVIAAVEGAVDWFRAVALPDLRVETIETDGKPDRRVVAAPGEGPLWARFYDLQTDAPIFMGRESIARASLAEIEQERRAGYHYVGTWPAALINVDYPAWRTRLGLTAR
- a CDS encoding aldose 1-epimerase produces the protein MSLLTLTAGDWRATVAPEQGGAILSLDWRGQPVFRPTPDGATDMLETACFPLVPYANRIADARFTFEGRDERLTALDRFAPHALHGDGWLNPWTVEAASDDRIEMVLDWPGEVDADGAGWPWPWRARQTVRLTDAGLEIALSVTNTGDAVMPAGLGLHPYFHKATDCRLSLSAQGVWLTDAREIPERLAPPDAVVDWSGGLALADAPFVDHAYAGWDGQAVMDGGGRRVTLRGGGGAEWAQVYAPVGEDYFCVEPVTHRPDVLNAPPGEQGGLARLLPGESLNLAMTVTAEAL
- a CDS encoding SMP-30/gluconolactonase/LRE family protein; amino-acid sequence: MSVELVWDIQAELGEGPVWDAERKAVWFVDIKGRKLHRYTPANGETVSWDTPDQTGFALPAEDGSLICGVRGGLHRFDPETGVFTLIQPVEQDRPQNRLNDGFVAPDGSLWFGSMDDSEQVQTGALYRWFQGELSLHDDGYGVTNGPCLSPDGRILYHHDTLAKTVLAFDHQDGVLSNRRVFAVTDDGYADGPSMDSEGVLHVGLFNGWGVAKFSPEGERIGKIEVPVQTVTKAAFGGEDLRDLYMTTAWLGNADKRGDQPTLGGLYRVRVETPGLAQNKIKL